One Halioglobus japonicus DNA segment encodes these proteins:
- a CDS encoding TonB-dependent receptor, producing the protein MMRLKPLVSALALATYGAGAFAQSLALEEVIVTATKRAESLQDIAVTVTAFNEDTIQEANIRDAGDVAVLTPSLNINANISPFSARMTIRGIGTAGSTFLEPSVGTFVDGVYLNRTGLAVSDLVDIERIEVLQGPQGTLYGKNTNAGAISITTLRPNFEETEGHLEATAGNYAMQRYTGSVSGPLSDTVAYRIAGNYHERDGYLENLAGPDLNDADEWNVVGKLAWEPTDEMSLLLKASRVERDMYCCSPDSVHSPIAEQAIIDQGLPPLGDDPFDHKTSQDTPSPFEQESTAVSLHIDYEADWGMIESITSWDEYELESSQEASRSVLNATWIDQPQSGDSFSQELRFSNSTDNVDYMVGLYYFEQETKEFEGRISTIVGDDIAVGTEIFGPSLPLIAAPGDYAIQNSVFETETIAVFGQATWHVGDHWHLTGGLRWSDEEKDAELFNDVESTALTAQDPENIPEFVLDLLAQQGIVPPFSLLSSARPEIDESFNRSSDNVDWLASVSYDLNLDTMLFASASTGTKSGGFNGVAGESDEREFDDEDTTSYELGIKSTLLDNRLRINSTLFFTKIEDMQTNQQASSGLGQFTSNQGEAEVAGLDFQMDALPLPNLTVTFGLQYLDKYEFTGGPDKGLDLAYASDISGSLAATLVLPLADGNTYLRGDYSFMGDHLTNTAPAAQLQAQDEQDRQNLNMTLGWRNDNWNLSVWGKNLTDEEYAAQTLVAYPITDMDAYFLAPPRTYGATVRYDF; encoded by the coding sequence ATGATGAGATTAAAACCCCTGGTATCAGCACTCGCTCTCGCCACCTATGGGGCTGGCGCATTTGCGCAGTCACTGGCTCTGGAAGAGGTAATTGTCACTGCCACAAAGCGCGCCGAAAGCCTGCAGGACATTGCAGTCACTGTCACAGCGTTCAATGAAGATACAATTCAGGAAGCCAATATCCGCGACGCTGGAGATGTCGCTGTACTGACCCCATCACTCAACATTAACGCCAACATCAGCCCTTTCAGCGCGCGGATGACCATTCGCGGCATCGGCACCGCCGGCTCCACTTTTCTTGAACCCTCTGTGGGCACCTTCGTCGATGGCGTTTACCTGAATCGGACCGGCCTTGCTGTGTCAGACCTGGTGGATATCGAGCGTATCGAGGTACTACAGGGGCCGCAGGGTACGCTGTACGGCAAGAACACCAACGCCGGCGCTATCAGCATTACCACCTTGCGCCCCAACTTCGAGGAAACCGAAGGCCACCTGGAAGCCACTGCCGGCAACTATGCCATGCAACGCTATACCGGCTCAGTATCAGGCCCCCTCTCTGACACCGTGGCGTACCGTATTGCAGGGAACTACCATGAGCGTGACGGATACCTGGAAAACCTCGCAGGACCAGACCTCAACGACGCCGATGAGTGGAATGTTGTGGGCAAACTGGCCTGGGAGCCGACGGATGAAATGTCGTTACTGCTCAAGGCCAGCCGGGTAGAACGTGATATGTACTGCTGCTCACCGGATTCTGTTCACAGCCCCATTGCAGAGCAGGCGATTATCGATCAAGGACTTCCGCCCCTGGGCGATGATCCATTCGATCACAAGACATCACAGGACACCCCAAGCCCATTCGAACAGGAATCCACCGCCGTTTCGCTCCATATTGACTATGAAGCAGACTGGGGCATGATTGAATCCATCACCTCCTGGGATGAATACGAACTTGAATCCTCCCAGGAAGCCAGCCGGTCTGTGCTGAACGCGACATGGATAGACCAGCCCCAATCCGGGGATAGTTTCTCCCAGGAGCTGCGCTTCAGCAACAGTACAGACAACGTCGACTATATGGTGGGTCTCTACTACTTCGAGCAGGAGACCAAGGAATTCGAGGGGCGTATTTCAACTATTGTGGGGGACGATATCGCTGTTGGCACCGAGATCTTCGGGCCATCGCTGCCACTGATCGCAGCGCCGGGTGACTATGCCATCCAGAACAGCGTTTTCGAAACCGAAACTATTGCTGTGTTCGGTCAAGCCACATGGCACGTCGGAGACCACTGGCACCTGACTGGCGGTCTGCGCTGGAGCGATGAAGAAAAGGATGCGGAACTGTTTAATGACGTCGAGTCCACAGCCCTGACAGCTCAGGACCCGGAAAATATTCCTGAATTTGTCCTCGATCTGCTGGCTCAACAGGGCATTGTTCCGCCCTTTTCACTCCTGTCATCAGCCCGCCCGGAGATAGATGAGTCGTTCAATCGCAGCAGCGACAACGTGGACTGGCTTGCAAGTGTCAGTTATGACTTGAACCTCGACACAATGCTCTTTGCCAGTGCCTCAACGGGCACCAAGTCAGGTGGCTTTAACGGTGTAGCCGGCGAATCCGATGAGCGCGAATTCGACGACGAAGACACAACCAGTTACGAGCTCGGCATCAAGAGCACCCTGCTGGACAATCGCCTACGCATTAACTCCACCCTGTTCTTCACCAAGATCGAAGACATGCAGACCAACCAGCAGGCTTCCAGCGGTCTTGGCCAGTTCACCTCCAACCAGGGCGAGGCAGAAGTTGCTGGCCTGGACTTCCAGATGGATGCCCTGCCGCTGCCCAACTTGACCGTCACCTTTGGCCTGCAGTATCTAGACAAGTACGAGTTCACCGGCGGGCCAGACAAAGGCCTGGACCTCGCATACGCCTCGGACATCAGCGGCAGCCTGGCAGCAACCCTCGTCCTACCCCTCGCCGACGGCAATACCTACCTGCGCGGCGACTACAGCTTTATGGGTGACCACCTGACCAACACGGCGCCAGCTGCACAGTTGCAGGCCCAGGATGAACAGGACCGCCAGAACCTGAATATGACCCTGGGCTGGCGCAACGACAACTGGAATCTAAGCGTGTGGGGCAAGAACCTGACCGATGAGGAATACGCGGCCCAGACTCTGGTAGCCTACCCCATCACCGATATGGACGCCTACTTCCTGGCCCCACCGAGAACGTATGGAGCGACAGTTCGCTACGACTTCTAA
- a CDS encoding DUF1330 domain-containing protein, whose translation MEVNNRVYPNGEQIQGFLEPGPDGAICMVNLLKFKPQAEYEDGRESDLTGREAYEIYEAGVTKILEKVGGSIGFFGEVERLTMGEVEELWDTVALAVWPSRKVMFEVMQSEDMQAIAVHRAAGLAGQLNIETRDLAGSWIA comes from the coding sequence GTGGAAGTTAATAATCGTGTTTATCCCAACGGCGAGCAGATTCAAGGTTTTCTCGAGCCTGGTCCCGATGGAGCTATCTGTATGGTAAATTTACTCAAGTTCAAGCCACAGGCCGAGTATGAAGATGGCCGCGAGAGTGATCTCACGGGGCGCGAGGCATACGAGATATATGAAGCAGGTGTGACCAAGATCCTGGAGAAGGTCGGTGGCAGCATCGGTTTTTTTGGCGAAGTAGAGCGCCTCACTATGGGAGAGGTGGAAGAGCTATGGGATACGGTGGCTCTTGCTGTATGGCCTTCGCGCAAGGTTATGTTTGAAGTCATGCAATCCGAAGACATGCAGGCCATTGCGGTGCACCGTGCTGCGGGTCTGGCTGGTCAATTGAATATTGAGACGCGTGATCTTGCAGGTAGTTGGATCGCCTAA
- a CDS encoding phosphotransferase codes for MSSVDTLDESALAKYLEVNVPGFRGPLTASKFPGGQSNPTFKIDAQSGTYVLRRQPPGKLLKSAHAVDREYRVLAALRDTPVPVAEVFHLCEDTSIIGSMFYVMQYCEGNVYWNPALGEIESPATRTAMYDQMAQTLAAIHSVDVEAVGLGDYGRPGNYFERQVGRWTGQYRASELQRIDPMDRLITWLEANLPADDGQVALVHGDFRLDNLMYASDNSKVIAVLDWELSTLGHPCADLAYQCMAMRLPASDKPQMAPSGLVGLDLSALGLPNEEEYVAKYCEYIGIERIDNWSFFLAFSFFRLAAIAQGVAKRATQGNASNTAAAEVAQLVQPLAEAALELVE; via the coding sequence ATGTCTTCTGTCGATACGCTGGATGAATCAGCTTTAGCCAAATATCTTGAGGTCAACGTCCCCGGTTTTAGAGGCCCGCTCACCGCCAGCAAGTTCCCGGGTGGGCAGTCGAATCCGACGTTCAAAATAGACGCACAGTCCGGCACTTACGTGCTGCGCCGGCAGCCTCCCGGTAAATTGCTCAAGTCGGCGCACGCGGTGGATCGAGAATACCGGGTGCTTGCTGCATTGCGTGACACCCCCGTGCCAGTCGCTGAGGTTTTTCATCTTTGCGAAGACACGTCGATCATTGGCTCCATGTTTTATGTGATGCAGTACTGCGAGGGCAACGTTTACTGGAACCCCGCATTGGGCGAAATAGAAAGCCCCGCGACGCGCACTGCTATGTACGACCAGATGGCACAAACCCTGGCAGCAATCCATAGCGTCGATGTTGAAGCTGTCGGGCTAGGAGATTACGGTCGCCCCGGGAATTACTTCGAGCGCCAGGTAGGGCGATGGACAGGCCAGTACCGTGCTTCGGAACTGCAGAGAATTGATCCAATGGATCGCCTGATTACCTGGCTTGAGGCCAATCTTCCCGCTGACGATGGTCAGGTGGCGTTGGTGCACGGTGATTTCAGGCTAGACAACCTGATGTACGCCAGTGACAACAGTAAAGTGATCGCCGTGCTGGACTGGGAGCTCTCAACTCTGGGTCACCCCTGCGCAGACCTGGCCTACCAGTGCATGGCTATGCGACTGCCAGCGAGTGACAAGCCCCAAATGGCACCCTCTGGCCTGGTGGGGCTTGACCTGAGTGCACTTGGCTTGCCTAATGAAGAAGAGTACGTGGCCAAGTACTGCGAATATATAGGTATCGAGCGCATCGACAACTGGAGCTTCTTTCTGGCCTTCAGTTTCTTCCGCCTGGCAGCTATTGCCCAGGGTGTAGCCAAGCGGGCTACCCAGGGTAATGCGTCCAACACTGCCGCAGCAGAGGTTGCTCAACTGGTTCAGCCTCTCGCTGAAGCTGCGCTCGAACTGGTCGAATAA
- a CDS encoding acyl-CoA dehydrogenase family protein: MNFNLSEEQTMIQDSIARFVQDNYNYDQRNAVVALPGGFSTEHWQQFADLGWLSIPFAEEFGGFGGGPVDTMVIMQELGRGLVIEPFLPTVVLFGGLLQAGASDELKNDLIPQIIAGQLQGGFAYLERQSRYSVADVKTCARQDGVDWVLNGEKTVVLNGGAAQKLIVLARSSGEQADENGLSLFLVDSNAPGVETTSYRMTDGREAANVVLDNVTVQALIGGPGEGYALMTPVIEQAMLAVAADAFGAMESLNAQTLEYLKTRKQFGTHIGAFQALQHRMVDMFAACENTKSLLYRAVCAFDAGDADAQRSLLALKVMVGRAGRKIGGEGIQMHGGMGMTEELSVGAYVKRLMIANILFGDADHHQQQFAALVNTPAAA, translated from the coding sequence ATGAATTTCAATCTATCTGAAGAGCAGACCATGATCCAGGACAGCATTGCGCGCTTTGTCCAGGATAACTACAACTACGATCAGCGTAATGCCGTGGTGGCACTGCCCGGCGGCTTCAGCACTGAACACTGGCAGCAATTCGCCGACCTCGGTTGGCTTTCCATTCCCTTCGCAGAGGAGTTCGGCGGTTTTGGCGGCGGGCCTGTGGATACCATGGTTATCATGCAGGAGTTGGGGCGCGGCCTGGTTATTGAACCTTTTCTTCCCACGGTAGTTCTGTTCGGTGGCCTCTTGCAGGCTGGCGCCAGCGACGAGCTCAAGAATGATCTCATTCCGCAGATCATTGCCGGACAGCTGCAGGGCGGCTTCGCCTATCTGGAGCGCCAGAGCCGCTATAGTGTCGCGGACGTCAAGACATGTGCCCGACAGGATGGCGTGGACTGGGTCCTCAATGGTGAGAAGACAGTTGTGCTCAATGGTGGCGCAGCACAGAAACTGATTGTCCTTGCTCGCAGTTCCGGCGAACAGGCTGATGAGAATGGCTTGAGCCTGTTCCTGGTAGATAGCAACGCTCCCGGTGTGGAGACGACAAGCTACCGTATGACCGATGGTCGTGAAGCAGCCAACGTCGTACTCGATAACGTTACCGTTCAGGCGCTGATTGGCGGCCCCGGTGAAGGCTATGCGCTTATGACACCCGTGATCGAGCAGGCCATGCTCGCCGTAGCAGCAGATGCTTTTGGGGCGATGGAGTCCCTGAATGCCCAGACGCTGGAATATCTCAAGACGCGCAAACAGTTCGGCACTCATATCGGTGCGTTTCAGGCCCTGCAGCACCGTATGGTGGACATGTTCGCTGCCTGCGAGAACACCAAATCACTGCTGTATCGGGCCGTGTGCGCCTTTGATGCCGGCGACGCCGACGCGCAGCGTAGCCTGCTGGCTCTTAAGGTCATGGTGGGCCGGGCAGGGCGTAAGATCGGCGGTGAAGGTATTCAGATGCACGGTGGCATGGGTATGACCGAAGAGCTTTCGGTGGGTGCCTACGTCAAGCGCCTTATGATTGCCAACATCTTGTTCGGTGATGCCGATCACCATCAGCAGCAGTTCGCGGCTTTGGTAAACACACCGGCAGCAGCGTAA
- a CDS encoding haloalkane dehalogenase: protein MEFKRTPDQRFEDLPDYPYEPHYVQVADGEGGELRVHYLDEGPSDGDVVMLMHGQPVWSYLYRHMIPPLVSAGFRVIAPDLVGFGRSDKPTRTEDYTYARHVAWMSDWLCQLDLQGITVFFQDWGSLIGLRLVAAFPERFANVVLSNGGLPAGLIPEEFAEPLREAYKTLPVVPAAELDSRFRDTSGLPGFMYWRKFCAESPEALQPGNFLDMIGNAKPLSEAEQAAFNAPYPDESYLAGARRFPSLVPLFRDEPEVEENRAAWKVLEQFDKPFLLAFADDDPVTSAMAKPFMDKVPGCQGQKHRTIEPAGHFLQQDQPEQCVQALLDITGRN from the coding sequence ATGGAATTCAAACGTACACCGGATCAGCGATTCGAAGACCTTCCCGACTACCCCTATGAGCCCCATTATGTGCAGGTGGCCGATGGTGAAGGTGGGGAGCTGCGCGTCCACTATCTGGATGAGGGGCCGTCGGACGGGGATGTAGTGATGCTGATGCATGGTCAGCCCGTATGGAGCTACCTTTATCGCCACATGATCCCGCCGTTGGTCAGCGCCGGCTTCAGGGTGATTGCGCCAGATCTGGTTGGCTTCGGTCGCTCTGACAAGCCCACTCGTACCGAGGATTATACCTACGCCAGGCATGTGGCCTGGATGAGTGACTGGCTATGCCAGCTTGATCTTCAGGGCATCACTGTGTTCTTCCAGGATTGGGGTAGCCTGATTGGACTGCGGCTGGTGGCAGCTTTTCCCGAGCGATTCGCCAATGTCGTTCTCTCTAATGGTGGGCTGCCGGCTGGGTTGATTCCTGAAGAGTTTGCTGAGCCGTTGCGAGAAGCTTATAAGACGCTCCCGGTTGTCCCTGCGGCTGAGTTGGATTCGCGTTTCCGCGATACCTCCGGGCTGCCAGGTTTTATGTATTGGCGAAAGTTCTGCGCAGAGAGTCCGGAGGCACTGCAGCCAGGTAATTTTTTAGACATGATTGGCAATGCCAAGCCCCTTTCAGAAGCGGAGCAGGCAGCGTTCAATGCGCCCTATCCGGATGAGTCCTATCTGGCGGGTGCGCGCCGTTTTCCCTCGCTTGTGCCCCTGTTTCGGGACGAGCCAGAGGTCGAGGAAAATCGTGCTGCCTGGAAAGTTCTCGAGCAGTTCGATAAGCCTTTTTTGCTCGCCTTTGCAGATGATGATCCTGTGACCTCGGCGATGGCGAAGCCGTTCATGGATAAGGTGCCCGGTTGTCAGGGCCAGAAACATAGAACTATCGAGCCCGCAGGGCATTTCCTGCAACAGGACCAGCCCGAGCAATGCGTACAGGCGCTCCTGGATATCACCGGTCGCAACTAA
- a CDS encoding acyl-CoA dehydrogenase family protein, with the protein MDTRFSDEELAFQAEVRQFFAEVMDDDLNAMLAAGEASPKLKEGMVEYQRRLNAKGWLAPGWPVEYGGQDWTATQHYIFNAERGNAGALAPIPFGVTMVAPVIYTYGTEEQKARFLPRILTSDDWWCQGYSEPGAGSDLASLQCKAEREGDEYVVTGSKIWTSFAQAADWIFCLVRTDNSGRKQDGISFLLIDMKTPGVTVSQIETIDGIYHLNEVHFDNVRVPVENRIGEEGKGWTYAKSLLVHERLSIAEVPESRRNLEKLRALARAEVNGGDSLLDDPIFAARLAEVEIDLMALEFTELRVLASAAEGGMPGPESSLLKLQGTTIQKTLQELRMDVAGYYSQALQGDLDGAQFGHDFADVAQKQYFRGRASSIYGGSDEVQKNVTAKHVLGL; encoded by the coding sequence ATGGATACCCGTTTTTCTGATGAGGAACTCGCCTTCCAGGCGGAGGTTCGGCAGTTTTTCGCCGAGGTGATGGATGATGACCTCAATGCGATGTTGGCAGCTGGCGAAGCGTCGCCGAAGCTCAAAGAAGGTATGGTGGAGTACCAGCGCCGCCTCAATGCGAAAGGCTGGCTAGCGCCTGGTTGGCCCGTGGAATACGGCGGCCAGGATTGGACGGCGACCCAGCACTACATCTTCAATGCAGAGCGTGGCAATGCCGGTGCCCTTGCACCCATTCCCTTTGGCGTGACCATGGTGGCCCCCGTCATTTATACCTATGGTACTGAGGAACAGAAGGCCCGCTTTTTGCCGCGCATTCTCACCTCTGACGACTGGTGGTGCCAGGGCTACTCAGAGCCGGGCGCGGGTTCAGACCTGGCTTCGCTGCAGTGCAAGGCCGAGAGAGAAGGCGATGAGTACGTGGTTACCGGGAGCAAGATCTGGACATCGTTTGCCCAGGCTGCTGATTGGATCTTCTGCCTCGTTCGCACTGACAACAGCGGGCGCAAGCAGGATGGCATTAGCTTCCTGCTGATTGATATGAAGACCCCGGGTGTGACGGTCAGCCAGATCGAAACCATTGACGGTATCTACCACCTGAACGAGGTGCATTTCGACAATGTGCGCGTGCCGGTGGAGAACCGGATTGGAGAGGAAGGTAAGGGCTGGACTTACGCCAAGTCGCTGCTGGTTCATGAGCGTCTGTCGATTGCGGAAGTGCCTGAGTCAAGGCGCAACCTTGAGAAGCTGCGCGCGCTAGCGCGCGCTGAAGTAAATGGCGGTGATTCCCTGCTGGATGACCCGATTTTCGCCGCTCGCCTGGCTGAGGTAGAGATAGACCTGATGGCACTGGAGTTCACTGAGTTGCGTGTTCTCGCCTCCGCGGCGGAGGGGGGCATGCCCGGTCCAGAGTCGTCCCTGCTGAAGTTGCAGGGGACGACAATCCAGAAAACGCTACAGGAATTGCGCATGGATGTGGCGGGCTATTATAGCCAAGCGCTTCAGGGTGACCTGGATGGCGCGCAGTTTGGCCACGACTTTGCTGACGTTGCCCAAAAGCAGTACTTCCGGGGACGCGCCTCCTCCATCTATGGCGGCTCAGATGAAGTACAGAAAAATGTAACTGCCAAGCATGTGCTGGGCTTGTAG
- a CDS encoding enoyl-CoA hydratase/isomerase family protein, with product MIEYKKEGSLHLVTMNDGQNTICPQWHQEMLDILDTVENDCGQGAALVLTGTDKFFCNGLNLEKVMALSPEEMQVFAKNMAEIHSRFLVLQCPTVAALNGHAFAGGAFMALSCDYRIMREGRGWFCVSEVDVGVPIPPPMMGILQGKLTPNIARDALLTGKRYTAEEAMAAGIADGKACAETLLEQSMALASLLATKEPGIFKTLKQTLFGPMAEALVAG from the coding sequence ATGATTGAATATAAGAAAGAAGGCAGTCTTCACCTCGTTACTATGAACGACGGCCAGAACACCATCTGTCCTCAGTGGCATCAAGAGATGCTGGATATTCTCGATACGGTAGAGAATGATTGCGGGCAGGGGGCAGCGTTGGTCCTCACGGGTACCGACAAGTTCTTCTGTAATGGTCTTAACCTGGAAAAGGTCATGGCGCTCTCACCGGAAGAGATGCAGGTTTTTGCCAAAAATATGGCCGAGATCCATAGCCGGTTCCTCGTTTTGCAATGTCCTACTGTCGCGGCTTTGAATGGCCATGCGTTTGCGGGCGGCGCATTTATGGCGCTGTCCTGCGACTATCGAATCATGCGGGAAGGTCGCGGCTGGTTCTGCGTGTCCGAGGTGGATGTAGGCGTGCCAATTCCTCCGCCTATGATGGGTATCTTGCAGGGTAAACTCACACCCAACATCGCTCGTGACGCGCTGCTGACGGGCAAACGCTATACCGCTGAAGAAGCAATGGCTGCGGGTATTGCCGATGGTAAAGCTTGTGCAGAAACATTGTTGGAGCAATCCATGGCCCTGGCAAGTCTATTGGCCACCAAAGAGCCCGGTATTTTCAAGACACTCAAGCAGACCTTGTTTGGTCCGATGGCTGAAGCACTGGTTGCGGGCTAG
- a CDS encoding DUF3336 domain-containing protein: MLIATQRQIKRALKDARSYEEWRDAAHAWDALKGLDRWRRQDQSQQYDYVSIRSRLDQLRSLKARHDSRGLLYTLNEGIHGNMGGMGQAGLYGHARSGTKHLIEDYIDEIVHTLEHLASETESDISDDEKRDFFHRASHCFGHSAFMMSGSGSLLYFHVGVARALLEADLLPMVMSGSSGGSIVGSIVCSHTDDELRDFMDPQALVDAASGLTRNTGVADPVDLEDYLATFLPDDMTFQKAFEITGRAMNVSIAPAETHQTSRLLNATTSPSVLMRSAVMASAAVPGIFPPVTLQALDSEGQRKSYLPSRRWVDGSVSDDMPAKRLARLYGVNHYIVSQTNPHVLPFVTDGHRKQTSLGILGSAGRRATREWFNAVTMILDRADKRNGVVTQTTSLMRSIINQDYVGDINILPDYRLINPTKLLSFPGEKQVKNLIASGERCTWPKLEMIRQQTKISRTLRNILQQYQTDIVV; this comes from the coding sequence TTGCTCATCGCGACACAGAGGCAAATCAAGCGAGCATTAAAAGATGCGCGCAGTTATGAGGAATGGCGTGACGCGGCCCATGCCTGGGATGCCCTTAAGGGGCTCGATCGTTGGCGCCGTCAGGACCAAAGCCAGCAGTACGATTATGTCTCGATCAGAAGTCGACTGGACCAGCTGCGTAGCCTGAAGGCCCGGCACGATAGCAGGGGCTTGCTGTATACCCTGAACGAGGGCATTCACGGCAATATGGGTGGTATGGGCCAGGCCGGCCTGTACGGTCACGCACGTTCAGGGACTAAGCACCTGATCGAAGACTACATCGACGAAATCGTGCACACGCTGGAACATTTGGCCAGCGAGACCGAAAGCGATATTTCCGATGACGAAAAGCGCGATTTCTTCCATCGCGCCAGTCACTGTTTTGGACACTCTGCGTTTATGATGAGCGGCTCCGGCTCGTTACTCTATTTTCACGTGGGCGTAGCACGCGCGCTGCTGGAGGCAGATCTATTGCCGATGGTAATGTCCGGCTCCAGTGGTGGTTCAATCGTGGGCAGCATCGTATGTAGCCATACCGATGATGAATTGCGTGACTTTATGGACCCTCAAGCACTGGTGGACGCCGCATCTGGTCTGACGCGTAATACCGGCGTCGCCGATCCAGTCGATCTGGAGGACTACCTCGCGACCTTTCTGCCAGATGACATGACCTTTCAGAAGGCTTTCGAAATAACCGGCCGCGCTATGAATGTGTCGATAGCACCAGCCGAAACCCATCAAACATCCCGCCTGCTCAATGCAACCACGTCGCCCAGTGTGTTAATGCGCAGTGCGGTGATGGCCTCTGCTGCTGTGCCCGGCATTTTTCCCCCGGTGACTCTGCAGGCTTTGGATAGTGAAGGCCAGCGCAAGAGTTATCTGCCTTCGCGTCGTTGGGTCGATGGATCCGTGAGCGATGACATGCCCGCAAAACGACTTGCGCGCCTGTACGGTGTTAACCACTACATCGTCAGCCAGACCAACCCGCATGTACTGCCCTTTGTAACGGATGGTCATCGCAAGCAAACATCGCTTGGTATTCTCGGCAGTGCGGGCCGCCGCGCCACCCGCGAGTGGTTTAATGCCGTCACTATGATTCTGGATCGCGCCGACAAGCGCAATGGTGTGGTGACCCAAACGACCAGCCTGATGCGTTCGATCATCAACCAGGACTACGTTGGGGATATCAATATCCTTCCGGACTACCGTCTGATAAACCCAACCAAGCTGTTGAGCTTCCCGGGAGAGAAACAGGTAAAAAACCTCATAGCATCTGGCGAGCGCTGTACCTGGCCCAAGCTGGAAATGATCCGTCAGCAGACCAAAATTAGCCGCACGTTGCGAAATATTTTGCAGCAATACCAGACCGATATCGTGGTCTGA
- a CDS encoding histidine phosphatase family protein, with product MSDKKTYRQTKFVRPAGATEILLIRHGESRAASEDNPFPLVNGQGDPELAATGRDQAEKLAQRLADHAIDAVYVTNLRRTRETAAPLCKIKGIVPGVVEDLREVHLGDWEGGVFRIKAHQNHPSIVEMYERQEWGVIPGAESNSEVDARVARGLEHIISKHPDQMVAVVVHGGVIGSVLAQATRSEPFAFVGADNGSISHLVAHRGRLSLRRFNDTSHLSLAIGSDTSMPT from the coding sequence TTGAGCGACAAGAAGACCTACCGCCAGACTAAATTCGTGCGACCTGCGGGTGCTACCGAGATCTTGTTGATCCGACATGGCGAATCCAGAGCGGCCTCCGAAGACAACCCATTCCCGCTGGTCAATGGTCAGGGCGACCCGGAGTTGGCTGCTACTGGGCGAGATCAGGCGGAGAAACTGGCTCAACGCCTCGCCGATCATGCGATTGATGCTGTCTATGTGACAAACCTGCGCCGTACGCGTGAAACGGCGGCACCGCTGTGCAAAATCAAGGGGATTGTGCCTGGGGTTGTAGAAGATCTGCGTGAAGTCCACTTGGGCGATTGGGAAGGCGGGGTATTCCGAATCAAGGCGCACCAGAACCATCCCAGCATTGTGGAAATGTATGAACGGCAAGAGTGGGGTGTGATTCCTGGCGCAGAGAGTAATTCTGAGGTAGATGCCCGTGTAGCACGTGGGCTGGAGCACATCATTTCAAAACATCCCGACCAGATGGTGGCCGTTGTCGTGCACGGCGGAGTCATCGGCAGTGTGCTGGCGCAGGCTACTCGCTCGGAGCCATTTGCTTTCGTCGGTGCCGACAATGGGTCGATCAGTCATCTCGTTGCTCACCGGGGGCGCTTGAGCCTCAGGCGTTTCAATGACACCAGCCATTTGTCTCTCGCGATAGGTTCGGACACGTCGATGCCAACCTGA